A region from the Anomaloglossus baeobatrachus isolate aAnoBae1 chromosome 11, aAnoBae1.hap1, whole genome shotgun sequence genome encodes:
- the LOC142256123 gene encoding chemerin-like receptor 1 → MEATSFPLFEPYYTTYAFEEDTEEINEAIIRLIHICNAIFYSITFILGVTGNGLVIWIAGFKMKKTVSILWFLNLAIADFIFNIIFPLQITESIMEGHWPFGVTMCKVVFTVLFLNMSVSTSFLMIISVDRCTSIMCPVWSKNHKSPRLAMIISGIVWSTCFMLSSPYLAFFDIVQDYENNTSYCIPMFADDDDTDKMMDQTMVIIRFVSMFLIPFSIIIICYSLIACRLSKSRSLSKSNRPLKVIITIVLCFFCFWFPFHIWPLLEVMKVELEPNLDAVMSNLVYSIGFFNSCVNPMVYVFVGRDFKKSLLKSIPFLLENTFKEKDGSETELRTNLTMMETEMEVVTSEVRKNS, encoded by the coding sequence ATGGAGGCTACTTCTTTTCCTCTTTTCGAACCTTATTACACAACGTATGCCTTCGAAGAAGATACAGAAGAAATTAACGAAGCCATTATCCGCCTGATCCACATTTGTAACGCCATTTTTTACAGCATAACCTTCATTCTGGGGGTGACCGGGAATGGCCTGGTCATCTGGATTGCTGGATTCAAGATGAAGAAGACAGTCAGCATTTTATGGTTCCTCAACCTGGCTATAGCTGACTTTATATTTAATATTATCTTCCCTCTGCAGATAACCGAGTCAATCATGGAAGGACATTGGCCTTTCGGTGTAACCATGTGTAAGGTCGTTTTCACTGTTCTCTTCCTTAACATGTCCGTCAGCACGTCTTTCTTAATGATTATCAGTGTTGACCGTTGCACATCCATCATGTGTCCCGTGTGGTCAAAGAACCACAAGTCTCCCCGTTTGGCCATGATTATCTCAGGGATAGTATGGTCGACCTGCTTCATGCTCAGCTCTCCGTATCTTGCCTTCTTCGACATTGTTCAGGATTACGAAAACAACACATCATATTGTATCCCCATGTTTGCGGATGATGATGATACCGACAAGATGATGGATCAAACTATGGTAATCATCAGATTTGTCTCCATGTTCCTCATCCCATTTTCGATCATAATAATTTGCTACAGTCTTATTGCATGTCGCCTGAGTAAAAGCAGAAGTCTGTCCAAATCGAACAGGCCTCTAAAGGTCATTATCACTATTGTGCTTTGCTTTTTCTGCTTTTGGTTCCCGTTTCATATATGGCCCCTCCTAGAAGTCATGAAGGTTGAATTGGAACCTAATCTGGACGCGGTCATGAGCAATCTTGTATATAGCATCGGCTTCTTTAACAGTTGCGTTAATCCCATGGTCTACGTCTTTGTTGGAAGAGACTTCAAGAAAAGTTTATTGAAGTCAATTCCATTTCTTCTGGAGAACACGTTCAAGGAGAAAGATGGGTCTGAAACAGAGCTCCGAACTAATCTGACCATGATGGAGACTGAAATGGAAGTTGTCACCAGTGAAGTCAGAAAAAATTCTTAA